One region of Eretmochelys imbricata isolate rEreImb1 chromosome 2, rEreImb1.hap1, whole genome shotgun sequence genomic DNA includes:
- the GPR141 gene encoding putative G-protein coupled receptor 141, translating into MPGETTTLLNASVGTPQAGTIHSDIARYILITIYTVAFIGGTIGAIAMSFLLVKMNTLSVTTAVIVNLVVLHCLVLLTVPFRLYYYISQKWIFGLAFCKAVSAMMHIHMYLTLLFYIITLVIRWLIFFQWKDKVEFYRKLHAVAASATVWIVALVIVLPLFSARYGMSGDYGNNTCFTFQQELKMESVKALNYVIIATVAAITCVLLGLQVFIILKVVKKLPGSVWSHQEFWAQIKSLMFISVIIICFLPYHLFRLYYIQHMKEKQLELYNDICLSITAISTLDLLSFVISGSRFFKQKIIILRDKLACC; encoded by the coding sequence ATGCCTGGAGAGACTACAACCTTGCTGAATGCATCTGTGGGTACACCTCAGGCCGGTACCATTCATTCTGACATTGCACGTTACATATTGATTACTATATATACAGTAGCATTTATTGGAGGTACAATTGGAGCCATCGCAATGTCATTTTTGCTGGTTAAAATGAACACTCTGTCAGTGACCACGGCGGTGATCGTCAACCTCGTGGTGTTGCACTGCCTGGTTCTCCTGACTGTGCCGTTTCGGCTTTATTATTATATCAGTCAGAAGTGGATTTTTGGGCTGGCCTTTTGCAAAGCAGTGAGTGCTATGATGCACATCCACATGTACCTCACGCTTCTATTCTACATAATCACGCTCGTTATCCGGTGGCTCATTTTCTTTCAATGGAAGGACAAGGTGGAGTTCTACAGGAAGCTGCACGCTGTGGCTGCTAGTGCTACAGTGTGGATAGTGGCCCTTGTGATTGTGCTGCCGTTGTTCAGTGCTCGGTATGGGATGTCTGGGGATTATGGAAATAACACATGTTTTACGTTCCAACAAGAACTCAAGATGGAGAGTGTGAAAGCACTGAACTATGTCATAATTGCCACTGTAGCTGCCATCACATGTGTCCTCTTGGGCTTGCAAGTCTTCATCATTCTAAAGGTGGTGAAAAAGCTTCCAGGCTCTGTCTGGTCACATCAAGAATTCTGGGCCCAGATTAAAAGTCTGATGTTCATATCTGTGATAATAATTTGTTTCCTTCCGTATCACCTTTTTAGGCTCTATTACATACAGCAcatgaaagaaaaacaattagAACTTTACAATGATATCTGTCTGAGTATAACTGCCATCAGCACTCTTGATTTGCTGTCATTTGTTATAAGCGGAAGCCGTTTCTTTAAGCAAAAGATTATTATTCTTCGAGACAAACTTGCATGCTGTTAG